The genomic segment GCGTCCTCGGGTTTTTTGATTTTGGCTTTTCTTTGGTATAGGTTAGTGAGCCCATTCGCGGAGTGTCTTGTCTTTCGGCAGCAAAAAGCCCATAAACCCGATCAACGGGAGGAACGAACATAACAGAATGACAAAGCTCAGACTGTAGAGATCCGCGAGATAGCCGAATACGAGAGCGCCCATGCCTCCCATTCCAAAGGCAAGACCGATAATCAGCCCGGATACGGTCCCAATTTTGCCAGGCAATAGCTCCTGCGCATATACGACCGTGACGGAGAAGCTGGAAAGCATGATAAAGCCGCTGATTACCAGCAATGGAAAGGCCCAAAAGCCTGAGACGTAAGGCGTCAGCAATGTTAGTGGAAGTGAACCGAGTGTGGAAATAATGAGCAAGTTCCTTTTTCCGAATCGGTCAGACAGCGGTCCGCCAAAAAATGTCCCAATCGCTCCTGCGAAAAGAAAACCAAAAATGACGAGCTGTGCATTGGCGTAATCCATATCTTTCACATACATCAAATAAAACTGGTAAAAGCTTTGGTAGCCAGCATTCATCCAGGAACGCACACTGACGATGACAATCAGGAGGCCGAGGGCTATCAGCCGCTTGTTCCGATTCGTATACGTAACAGGTGCGGCAGTCGCCTTTTTCAAACGCTGTTCCCCACGATACCAGAGAGCAACATAGAGCAAGATGCCACTGGCCAATAGCGCGGGCAGCAGAAACCAGGCAGCGCCTGTCTGGCCCAGGTTCGCAAAGACCAGGATGGTCATCAAGGGAGCGAGTGCTTGCCCAGCATTTCCACCTACTTGAAAAATGGATTGTCCCAGCCCCCTGCGAGGACCGGATGCCAAGTGGGCGAAGCGTGAGGCTTCAGGGTGGAAGATGGCTGAGCCAATTCCAACACAGGCGACTGCTGCGAGAACGAAATAGTAATTGCCAGAGAAAGCGAGAGCCAGCATCCCCAATCCCGATACGATCAAAGCCAGTGGTGGCAATATAGGGATCGATTTGCGATCGGAGAAGTAACCGACGAATGGTTGTAAAACAGATGAAGTAAGATTCATGACGAGTAAAATCATTCCGACTTGTGTAAATGTTAATGCCAGATTCTTCTCTACAATTGGAAGCAATGCAGGGATGACCGCTTGCAAGCTGTCGTTTAACAGATGCGCAATGCTAATGGCAAACAGCATGCGATAGACAGTCGGTGCCGCAGTCCCTGCCGGTGTAGAGTGAATGGGTGTCGATGAGGCACTCATGTCAGTCCATCCCCAACCTTTCTTAGGTAACTTACTTTTTATTTTTTTCAATGTAGCATGGATTCTACAGGACGTCATCCATGTATGAAAGGAATATGATGATCGGAAATAAAGAATTTGATCTGTCAGGAAGTTTTTAAAATAGTAGGTAAATGGGGAGATGCTGTCGAAAAAAGAGAGAAGCACAATGGACTAGACCATGAGCAGAAGGCTAGGGGGAATGCTGGAATGCTGGAAGGTATAACAGAATACTGGCTATGCGTGGGAGGAGCCAATGTTGACGTGCAGGGAGTCACTTCTGCCAGACTGTTGCCTGGAACAAGTAATCCAGGTGAAGTGCATCAAGCAGCAGGCGGCGTAGCTCGAAACGTGGCGGAAAATCTGGGATGGCTAGGAGAAGAAGTGCAGCTGTTTGCTCTGGTGGGAGAAGATGCAGATGGCTAAGACAGGTCACAGCAAATAGTGGAGTGGCAACCCATGGCATGTTGCGAATCGCAGGGAAATCGACTGGGCGCTACTTGGCTATTCGTGATCGTGATGGTGAATTGTACACGGCTGTTGCAGATATGGAATTAAATGAAGAGTGGCCAGCGGAGATTGTCCAGCAAGGTCTCAAGCGCTTGCCTCAGGCCGCAGGCTTGTTTCTGGATGCCAATCTTCCCGTTGAGGTCATGCGGGCATTTTTGGCGGAAGCCAGAAGACTCGACAAAAAGATCATCGTAGACCCTGTTTCTGTGAAAAAAGCAGAAAAATGGAAAGGGTTGCTTGAAGGCGTTCATATACTTGTTGCAAGCATTGATGAACTGGAAGTGTTAGGTGGCCAATCGCTTCATTCCTATAATGATGTGGAAGTATGCGCGAAAAAATTGGTGGCAGAAGGTATTCATCAGGTCATGGTCATTTGTGGGGAAGCAGGATTGTGGCTGTGCACCGCACATGAGGAAAAATGGCTTGCTGCACCGACTATGCCGATTCGAGAGTCCGCGGGAGACGCGTTTGCCGCGGGTATCATTTATGCGCAAAACAAAGCGTTGTCCCTTGCAGAACAAGCAGCTTTCGGCGTTGCTCTGGCCGAGATGAGGACAAAGGGAAATGGACGATACGATATCGATGTCCTTTTGGCACGAAAAGATTACTATGCCGCAAAAGAAAGACAGATCCTCGACCGAGAATGAAAATACATAGCTTGACGTACACTACCCGTTAGTTGGTACAGAGGAGGAGTGTATGTCATGGAAAAGAAATCGAATGATGTGAACGGAAAACAAGAGAGCCATGTTCGGCAGGGCGGAGATTCACACCGCTCCAAAAACAAGCGTCCTGAAGGTCCTGTACAAGGGTTTAGTCAGGCACCACGCGGCTTGCAATAAGCCGAAAATTATATGTGCAACTAAAGTCTCCCTAATCGACAAAAAGATGGGGGACTTTTCGTTTAAAGGAACATTTTTCTACAAATGCAGACAACGATATGATACAATACCTGAATCAGAGTATTGCCAACTGAAGAAAATAGTGGTGCATATTGTCGAGTGGCACAATTCAAAATCGTGCCTCCCTTTACTTTGTCAAAAAGCGTGCGCGAACAAGGAGACTGATTCATATGCCAGATACTGTTGTGAAAACACGCGCTTCAGCTTCTCGAAAGAAACAGCCGAGCCGTAATCGAAAAATACGTAAACTCGTGGTATCCTTCACATTGATCACCTTGCTACTGGTTGGCGGTGTGGCTGGAGCAATTTATTGGAAAATTGAAGACACTCTGACCGAAGTAACGAGCCCTGTAAACAGCGGGTTTACTTCGCCAGTATCCCAAAATGTCGATCCTGTTTACTATTCGGATAAGCCAATGTCGTTCGTATTGCTTGGTTCTGATACCCGTCCTGAAACAGGTTCGATGAACACAGACGTAATGATCGTGGCAGTTGCCAACCCAAAGACGAAGAAAGTTACCATGGTATCGATTCCACGGGACACACGCGTCAAGATCCCAGGCTATCGCGACTACCATAAGATCAATTCTGTCTATGCCAATGGCGAAGCAGAACGCAGGCAAGCAGAGCGGAACAACCAGACGGTTACTGAAGATGGGATTTCCTTAACGAAGAAAACGCTGAATGAAATACTGGGTATTCCGATTGAGCATTTTGTAGCCATTGATTTCGATGGTTTCAAAGCGGTCATTGACGAATTAGGTGGTGTGGAAGTCAATGTGGATCGCAGACTGGTATACGATGATCCAACTGACGATACACACATCAATCTCCAGCCAGGACTTCAAACATTGAATGGCGAGCAGGCACTTGGTTATGTACGACATCGTCATGACAACCGTGGAACGAAGTACTACTCCAGTGACTTCGACCGCAACCGTCGTCAACAAGAGGTCATCAAGGCTGTCGTGGGCAAGGTGGGTTCTCTTGAAGGTTTGACGAAGATATTTAATGTCATGGACGTAGGCGCAAAGAATATACATACCGATCTTTCCAAGGATCAGATCAAAGGCTTGGCCTACGATTTCAAAGGATTTAATTCCTCTACGGTCACCGCATTGGATAATGGGGCATATTGGCAAGGAGGATATACGTATCTCGAAAAAGAAAAGCTCGAGTCTGTTCGCGATTCCTTGCAATCAGAGATGGGATTGAGTGGGAGCGTCGTAGCGTCGCTCAACAATTCGCCGATACTCGGTTCTGGTGAAGCGGTTGCGACAAGCAACAAGAAGAGCGTCAAGAAGAAAACGACAGAATCAGCTGCGTCAACGCCAGCGAAACAAAAAACGGAGGCTCCGAAAGAACAAGAGCCGACGAATCCAACAGACAATCAAGATGGTACGGCAAATGAAGGCGCAATGCCGCCACCTGATGTCGTAAGCCCAGAAGGGCAAGGCCAGTCGACAGATCAAGGTCAGGGAGTACAGACGCCTGCGACTGATGCAATACAATCTCCTGGGAATGTACCAGCAGGTAATAACGGCAACAACTCTACCCCACCGCCGGATATCATCCCGCCGTCCAGTCAGGATGCTGGTCCACCTACAGATGGTCCGAGCACGAACTCCTAACGAGTACGAAAACACCCGTTCATCATTTGAGCGGGTGTTTTTTATTTGTCGATTCATCATAAATTTTTAAAAATTCGTTTATGGAAAAGGTTTAGAAAACACCAATTTCGTGGTACAATAATAATATGCTGATAAGACAGATTAATCAGATAATTATTACTGACTGGAGGGATTTCTATGACGATTTTTTTGGTGAACCTGTTCCTGGTGATTGCTTTTGTGTACCTGATCAGCCGCCAACAAAACGAAGAGTTTGTGTACGACGAAGATTTTTTCCTCCAGAACCCTTCAGCACTGGAAGAATATCAGCAGATGCCGATCGATTTCCAGCATGCCTTTTTCCGCAAGCATAAAGAGTGGATTAAGGAAAAATATATGCGCGGAGAAAGCTACATTTTAGGTTACTGTCCAAACAAAGAAGTACGTCGTGCGTGGCTGTCAGAATTCATGAATCAAAAAAATATGAACAATACACCGACCCCTTCCTCGTGAAGGGGTTTTTCGCATCTGTACAACTCGTGCTATACTGCTACGAGAGGATATCGTGAAACAGGAGGAAAGAAGTACGTGCTACAATTTATGGTGGAAAAACTAAATCAACAGTTACATACGCATGGAATGATTTCGGATATCGTCTTGCGCTCTGATCATTCTTTGTTGGAAGAATCGGAAGGGCAAGAGGTTCTGATCACGTTTTCCGAGGCAGAGGACGAGAAGCAACCAACGGCTACCATCCATCTGTTTTCGCTTGCGGAAGAGGACAGCTGTGAAATTGAGGTAGAAATTGACTATCCTTATAGCTTGCAAGATGAGGAGATTCAACAATTATGGACGCAAGCAAAAAGCTTAGTTGCTGAGTGCTCGCTGACAGAAAAGCGCCGCTTTGTGGAGCCTGGCAAACAGGCAGAAGCGAATATTATGCTGGATTATCACTTTGTCGTGCAGATGCCGCGAACAGAAGCTGAGGAAATGGCATTTGCGGAAACCATCGCAAGATTTTCCGCTGATTTGGGGATGCTCGTCAAACTCGGCACATAAAAAATAGGCTGTACATAAGGAAAGCTCAGGAGTAATGTCCTGAGCTTTTTGTATGAAAGGTGAAGAAGGAGGAATATGAGGAGGAGAGAGAGAATCGTATAGGTAATAAAAATGAATGAGCATTCACTCGTTGGGAGGGCATTTATCGTGGAACTTTCAAAAGTATGGGAACCAATTCAAATTGGCTCGATGACGTTGCCAAATCGAATTATGATGGGGTCCATGCACGTTGGATTTGAAAAGCTTCAGAATGGTGTTGCTCGGCTTGCTACCTTTTATGCAGAGCGTGCAAATGGAGAGGCAGGTCTGATCGTGACAGGAGGGGCTGCCGTACATCCGGAAGGCGGTATGGGCGACGAGTATTGCAATGTATATCAAGATGAGGATATCGAGAAATTGCGCCTGATCACGAAAGAGGTTCATCAAGCCAATGGGAGAATTGCGTTGCAGCTGTTCCATGCCGGGCGTTATGCGTACAAAGAAGCAACAGGATTAGACCCGGTAGCACCATCACCATTGCAGGCGCCGATTAACCGTTGGAAGCCGCGAGAGTTGCATGCAGAGGAAATCGAAGCAACGATTCAATGCTTTGCTGATGGTGCCGTACGCGCAAAAAAAGCTGGCTTTGATGCCGTAGAAATTATGGGTTCGGAAGGATATTTGATCAATCAATTTTTGTCCCCTGTAACCAATAAGCGAGAAGATGAGTGGGGTGGGGACTTTTTACGCAGAGCCCGCTTTGGTATCGAGGTGGCTAAGCGTGTTCGCCAAGCAGTGGGAACGGATTATCCGATTATCTACCGTATGTCGGGATTGGACTTGATGCCAGATAGTACGACGATGGATGAGACATTGCAATTTGCCAAAATGCTGGAGGAGGCAGGGGTTGATGCTCTCAAT from the Brevibacillus brevis genome contains:
- a CDS encoding MFS transporter, with product MSASSTPIHSTPAGTAAPTVYRMLFAISIAHLLNDSLQAVIPALLPIVEKNLALTFTQVGMILLVMNLTSSVLQPFVGYFSDRKSIPILPPLALIVSGLGMLALAFSGNYYFVLAAVACVGIGSAIFHPEASRFAHLASGPRRGLGQSIFQVGGNAGQALAPLMTILVFANLGQTGAAWFLLPALLASGILLYVALWYRGEQRLKKATAAPVTYTNRNKRLIALGLLIVIVSVRSWMNAGYQSFYQFYLMYVKDMDYANAQLVIFGFLFAGAIGTFFGGPLSDRFGKRNLLIISTLGSLPLTLLTPYVSGFWAFPLLVISGFIMLSSFSVTVVYAQELLPGKIGTVSGLIIGLAFGMGGMGALVFGYLADLYSLSFVILLCSFLPLIGFMGFLLPKDKTLREWAH
- a CDS encoding PfkB family carbohydrate kinase, which codes for MLEGITEYWLCVGGANVDVQGVTSARLLPGTSNPGEVHQAAGGVARNVAENLGWLGEEVQLFALVGEDADG
- a CDS encoding PfkB family carbohydrate kinase produces the protein MLRIAGKSTGRYLAIRDRDGELYTAVADMELNEEWPAEIVQQGLKRLPQAAGLFLDANLPVEVMRAFLAEARRLDKKIIVDPVSVKKAEKWKGLLEGVHILVASIDELEVLGGQSLHSYNDVEVCAKKLVAEGIHQVMVICGEAGLWLCTAHEEKWLAAPTMPIRESAGDAFAAGIIYAQNKALSLAEQAAFGVALAEMRTKGNGRYDIDVLLARKDYYAAKERQILDRE
- a CDS encoding LCP family protein; amino-acid sequence: MPDTVVKTRASASRKKQPSRNRKIRKLVVSFTLITLLLVGGVAGAIYWKIEDTLTEVTSPVNSGFTSPVSQNVDPVYYSDKPMSFVLLGSDTRPETGSMNTDVMIVAVANPKTKKVTMVSIPRDTRVKIPGYRDYHKINSVYANGEAERRQAERNNQTVTEDGISLTKKTLNEILGIPIEHFVAIDFDGFKAVIDELGGVEVNVDRRLVYDDPTDDTHINLQPGLQTLNGEQALGYVRHRHDNRGTKYYSSDFDRNRRQQEVIKAVVGKVGSLEGLTKIFNVMDVGAKNIHTDLSKDQIKGLAYDFKGFNSSTVTALDNGAYWQGGYTYLEKEKLESVRDSLQSEMGLSGSVVASLNNSPILGSGEAVATSNKKSVKKKTTESAASTPAKQKTEAPKEQEPTNPTDNQDGTANEGAMPPPDVVSPEGQGQSTDQGQGVQTPATDAIQSPGNVPAGNNGNNSTPPPDIIPPSSQDAGPPTDGPSTNS